In Paenibacillus hexagrammi, the following are encoded in one genomic region:
- a CDS encoding S-layer homology domain-containing protein yields the protein MRKDWTKWILTTTILSMSLAPAAAFAEEGQVSDQKAAPLTFTDYTKISPEKVQAIQEAVNQGLLNGFPDGDFRPKEMLSRQELAVLLAKALHLMPEATTSSPFTDSKDSWAAPYIEAVHKAGLMNGDSSDTFRPNDPVTREELASVFVRAVGGVDAKSESNVNLPVDESTSNWANDTIKTSVRMSLVVPTDGGFQPKANVEREDIAAFLIDIFKKEEHTSVINKIDGDFVTIDGQTMLIDDHLKALFAGKNKEALEGAKLKYTSINKNVDGLAELEIVNSGSDSKPISLDITGSSFNGILRLAGDHVAVKGQNIAQVEIKQGVKNVELNATVDQVSILTNDPLKLTGEAQIKTLQVDNDKTKITLGDKFMIDTVQVPSTTKTSTVITDYATSKVQIKNREEEPTSSSHHSGSTTTTIMNYSPVVSATPEAMNGVAGTGETSTDFSSIFMDFDGDDLTLSAVSSDTDVATVRMVGTTFYITPLQAGTSTITIKATDSKGAYTTTSFVYTVTPGQLVVLPVNDAPQVNNIVMLIASNGTAGGSNVTVDVSGAFIDDSVTGSTYSAESSDTAVATVSVNGSSLSLSPLSAGTSTITVTITDAGGLTAQRTFNFTVNPAQVTLPNIPIMNLPPAVNALLTLSASNGTAGGSNVTVDVSGAFIDDSVTGSTYSAESSDTSVATVSVNGSTLSLTPLSAGTATITVKITDAGGLTAQRTFNFTVDAASVIPVDAELQTNAFLHVNTSAGAVQLNTSESTYKYGKRNLKDLLKLSRGGNALTNISYDSTQTDFDVNDEQGKVADISVETDPTFISTSDGSTYLSLTPQGALTEQTSTNVTFHVKTVGGSTKDVVLPVTVDQTSPTITNRTIASDYSSFAYTFSENVITEDGISLIQTILFSPSGTGSDSQTLYKDTDFTLDFTPGTNQLTIILTAAGLQKISLVDGSKFYIYFYGIADYGYNRISAPDIIDVTVSQQNNGPAIPGEI from the coding sequence ATGAGGAAAGACTGGACTAAATGGATTTTGACTACCACAATTTTGAGCATGAGCCTTGCTCCTGCCGCGGCTTTTGCAGAGGAAGGTCAAGTTTCGGATCAAAAAGCTGCACCTTTGACATTTACTGACTACACCAAGATCTCTCCGGAAAAAGTGCAAGCGATTCAGGAAGCTGTGAACCAAGGCTTGCTAAACGGTTTCCCGGACGGTGATTTCCGTCCAAAGGAAATGCTTAGCCGTCAGGAATTGGCGGTCCTTCTCGCAAAAGCTTTGCACCTGATGCCGGAAGCAACCACTTCCTCACCGTTCACCGATTCCAAAGACTCTTGGGCCGCTCCTTATATTGAAGCTGTACATAAAGCGGGACTAATGAACGGCGATAGCTCCGACACGTTTCGTCCGAATGACCCTGTTACACGTGAAGAGCTGGCTTCGGTTTTCGTGCGTGCTGTGGGCGGCGTTGATGCCAAAAGCGAGTCAAACGTAAACCTCCCTGTCGATGAATCTACGAGTAACTGGGCCAATGATACGATCAAGACTTCGGTTCGCATGAGCTTAGTTGTTCCTACCGATGGCGGGTTCCAACCGAAAGCTAACGTGGAGCGAGAAGATATTGCCGCTTTCCTCATCGATATTTTCAAAAAAGAAGAGCATACCTCTGTCATTAATAAAATCGATGGCGATTTCGTGACCATTGATGGACAAACCATGTTGATCGATGATCATCTCAAAGCCCTTTTTGCTGGAAAAAATAAAGAAGCACTGGAAGGCGCTAAGCTGAAATATACATCCATTAACAAAAATGTAGATGGATTGGCCGAATTGGAGATTGTCAATAGCGGAAGTGACTCGAAACCAATTTCTCTGGATATCACAGGAAGTTCCTTTAACGGTATCCTACGACTTGCCGGTGATCACGTAGCTGTCAAAGGCCAGAACATTGCTCAAGTTGAAATCAAGCAAGGTGTTAAGAATGTGGAATTGAACGCCACAGTCGATCAAGTTTCCATCCTGACGAACGACCCCCTGAAGCTAACAGGTGAAGCCCAGATCAAAACGCTCCAAGTGGATAACGATAAAACGAAAATCACGCTTGGCGATAAATTCATGATCGATACCGTCCAAGTTCCATCTACTACAAAAACTTCAACCGTTATAACGGACTATGCGACATCCAAAGTACAAATTAAAAACCGCGAGGAGGAACCCACTTCTTCTTCCCATCATTCAGGCTCCACGACCACGACTATCATGAACTACTCTCCAGTCGTATCAGCGACTCCGGAAGCAATGAATGGCGTAGCTGGGACAGGGGAAACGAGTACCGATTTCTCAAGTATTTTTATGGACTTTGATGGAGATGATTTGACGTTATCAGCTGTTTCCTCCGATACTGATGTAGCGACCGTTCGTATGGTAGGCACAACTTTTTATATTACGCCTCTTCAGGCGGGTACTTCTACCATTACGATAAAAGCCACAGACAGTAAAGGAGCATATACGACAACGTCATTCGTATATACAGTTACACCTGGCCAACTTGTTGTGCTTCCCGTAAACGATGCTCCTCAAGTAAATAATATCGTGATGCTCATAGCATCGAATGGCACTGCTGGCGGCAGCAACGTGACGGTTGATGTTAGCGGAGCATTCATTGATGATTCCGTTACTGGCAGCACCTACTCTGCCGAATCCAGCGATACAGCTGTTGCTACCGTTTCCGTTAACGGCTCGAGTTTGTCGCTATCTCCTCTTAGCGCCGGTACTTCGACTATTACGGTCACCATCACGGATGCAGGCGGCTTGACGGCTCAGCGGACGTTTAATTTCACCGTGAATCCAGCGCAAGTAACTTTGCCGAACATCCCAATAATGAACCTTCCGCCAGCAGTAAATGCTCTACTCACGCTATCAGCATCGAACGGTACTGCTGGCGGCAGTAACGTGACGGTTGATGTTAGCGGAGCATTCATTGATGATTCCGTCACGGGCAGCACCTACTCTGCCGAATCCAGCGATACGTCTGTTGCTACCGTTTCCGTAAACGGCTCAACGTTGTCACTGACTCCTCTTAGCGCTGGTACTGCGACTATTACGGTCAAGATTACAGATGCAGGCGGTTTGACGGCTCAACGTACCTTTAACTTCACAGTAGATGCAGCTTCCGTCATTCCAGTTGATGCTGAATTGCAGACGAACGCTTTCCTTCATGTGAATACATCGGCAGGCGCTGTCCAGTTGAACACATCCGAGTCCACCTACAAATACGGCAAACGGAATCTTAAAGATCTTTTGAAACTGTCTCGCGGTGGAAATGCACTAACTAACATATCTTATGATTCTACGCAAACCGATTTTGACGTGAATGACGAGCAAGGGAAGGTTGCCGATATCTCAGTTGAAACAGATCCGACTTTCATCAGTACAAGCGATGGAAGCACCTACTTGTCGTTGACTCCGCAAGGAGCCCTTACTGAGCAAACTTCCACGAATGTTACTTTTCATGTAAAGACGGTTGGGGGAAGTACAAAAGATGTCGTATTGCCGGTAACAGTTGACCAAACCTCGCCAACGATTACAAATAGAACCATTGCAAGTGATTACTCATCGTTTGCGTATACATTTAGCGAAAATGTCATAACAGAAGATGGTATCTCCCTAATTCAGACGATTCTATTTTCTCCATCCGGTACTGGAAGTGATTCGCAAACCTTGTATAAAGATACTGATTTCACACTAGACTTTACACCAGGAACAAACCAATTGACTATCATACTAACAGCAGCCGGACTCCAGAAAATAAGTCTAGTGGATGGAAGCAAGTTCTACATCTATTTCTATGGAATTGCGGACTACGGCTACAATCGTATATCTGCTCCAGATATAATTGATGTTACAGTTTCTCAACAGAACAATGGTCCTGCAATTCCAGGAGAAATATAA
- a CDS encoding LamG-like jellyroll fold domain-containing protein, with translation MNLRQAWGKSMIATVLITSLGAVVPAAAQAATDNGGYLISYFRSDPSQSGEKIQKLHYGYSRDGVKWYELNRNLPVFDPAYELRDPFLNKGPDGIWRLVYTTPDMDANGVNTATYYLGYAESTDLIHWTNQKRLDLMSNFRPANTVYNTWAPEWIYNDDTGKYLIYWSATLNASGPTNNKHYLATTTDWNTFSNASLFFDPGLKTIDADIIRYDKNGSDYYYMFFKDETIAPKKNRQTWASEPANKAEYEDPTHISAQTITPDYTEAPEAFKLIGQNKWNLIYDYWSQGKYGLKSTTNIEDPGAWSAENSNARFPNKIRHAGVATLTESELWNVINEYSLDAHYKLDNNGNDASGNSRNGTVEGSPVFSASGGKNGGYMNFDGVDDGIKLAGSASSGFMHDAFSMRSVSMWIKADNTGNTQLLYEEGGAVAGLALKIESGNLIAGVATGSVLKTVSTPFTDTSSWHHVALVYNEGSLQLYVDGNMKSTLATGFTEIASHSDHSGIGKRYTQDVFGGTVTGAYFKGKMDQVKIFSVPLVDQDITDLYETP, from the coding sequence ATGAACCTACGTCAAGCTTGGGGAAAAAGTATGATCGCAACCGTCTTGATCACATCGTTAGGAGCTGTAGTTCCTGCTGCGGCACAAGCGGCTACCGACAATGGAGGGTATTTGATCTCTTATTTCAGATCGGATCCTTCGCAATCAGGGGAGAAGATTCAAAAGCTGCATTACGGCTATAGCCGGGACGGCGTCAAATGGTACGAGCTGAACCGCAACCTGCCGGTATTTGATCCGGCGTACGAGCTGCGGGATCCCTTTCTCAACAAGGGACCGGACGGCATATGGAGACTTGTGTATACGACACCTGATATGGACGCGAACGGAGTTAACACCGCGACTTATTATCTGGGTTATGCGGAATCGACGGATTTGATTCATTGGACGAATCAGAAGCGTCTGGATCTCATGTCTAATTTTAGACCGGCCAATACGGTATATAATACTTGGGCTCCGGAATGGATCTACAATGACGATACTGGAAAATACTTGATTTACTGGTCCGCAACGCTGAATGCATCTGGACCTACGAATAACAAGCATTATTTGGCGACGACCACCGATTGGAATACGTTCAGCAATGCATCCTTGTTTTTTGATCCGGGATTAAAAACGATCGATGCCGATATCATCCGGTACGACAAGAACGGTTCGGATTATTACTACATGTTTTTCAAGGACGAAACCATTGCGCCCAAGAAGAATCGACAGACCTGGGCATCGGAGCCCGCTAATAAAGCGGAATATGAGGATCCCACACATATCAGCGCCCAGACCATTACGCCGGACTACACCGAAGCGCCGGAGGCTTTTAAGCTGATCGGCCAAAATAAATGGAACCTGATCTACGATTATTGGTCCCAAGGCAAGTACGGTCTCAAATCGACTACGAATATTGAGGACCCGGGCGCATGGTCTGCAGAAAACAGCAATGCCAGATTCCCTAACAAGATCAGACATGCTGGAGTTGCCACGCTCACAGAATCGGAACTGTGGAACGTGATTAACGAGTATTCGCTGGACGCTCACTACAAGCTGGACAATAACGGCAATGATGCATCCGGTAACAGCAGAAACGGTACAGTGGAAGGATCTCCTGTTTTCTCGGCGTCAGGCGGTAAGAATGGCGGGTATATGAATTTCGATGGTGTGGATGATGGTATCAAGCTGGCAGGAAGCGCTTCCTCCGGTTTTATGCACGATGCGTTCTCGATGAGATCGGTCTCCATGTGGATCAAGGCGGATAACACGGGGAATACCCAGCTTCTATATGAGGAAGGAGGAGCTGTGGCGGGCTTGGCGCTCAAGATCGAATCAGGTAACTTGATCGCAGGGGTCGCGACGGGCAGTGTCCTCAAAACCGTATCCACGCCGTTTACAGACACGTCTTCCTGGCATCATGTCGCACTGGTATATAACGAAGGCAGCCTGCAGCTGTATGTGGACGGGAATATGAAGAGTACGCTGGCTACCGGCTTTACCGAAATCGCCTCCCACTCCGATCATAGCGGGATAGGGAAGCGGTACACGCAGGATGTGTTTGGAGGCACAGTGACAGGAGCTTACTTTAAAGGCAAGATGGATCAAGTAAAGATATTCTCCGTCCCATTAGTCGACCAAGATATAACGGACCTCTACGAGACTCCATAG
- a CDS encoding GNAT family N-acetyltransferase, translated as MKLPSAFTIDSWSTLTLSERRDIELAAGTEYPEILSPFTDEDSLDVDRSLLLRYQGAPVGWTLVEIMDESTALFRTMYVYKRHQRLARGVALFAEAIRRIMDKGVYPNGIFFVEDANAPMREFTKKYFCSPAAAQTNLVEIYNDFVKSISVRIKGPYSQRASIIHRCALFIDCILNKIIVYTLIYEPKHCCLSR; from the coding sequence ATGAAGCTGCCAAGCGCGTTCACAATTGATAGTTGGAGTACGCTCACCTTATCCGAGCGTCGAGACATCGAGCTCGCAGCAGGTACGGAATATCCAGAAATCCTGTCCCCTTTTACGGATGAAGATTCACTGGATGTCGATAGAAGCTTGCTTCTACGCTACCAAGGTGCCCCTGTCGGATGGACATTGGTGGAGATTATGGATGAAAGTACTGCGCTCTTCCGAACCATGTACGTGTACAAACGGCACCAGCGTTTGGCTCGCGGCGTTGCGTTGTTCGCTGAAGCGATCCGAAGGATTATGGATAAAGGGGTTTATCCGAATGGTATTTTCTTTGTAGAGGATGCAAATGCACCCATGCGGGAATTCACCAAAAAATATTTTTGCTCCCCCGCTGCTGCGCAAACAAATCTTGTGGAGATCTACAATGATTTTGTAAAATCGATATCCGTACGAATAAAAGGACCATACTCACAGCGCGCATCGATCATTCATCGGTGCGCGCTCTTTATTGATTGCATTTTGAATAAAATAATCGTATACACACTCATATATGAACCAAAACATTGCTGTCTCTCTAGGTGA
- a CDS encoding GNAT family N-acetyltransferase, producing MLAIGAIYAGKAAGFGLFECAPGNQIAHLYSVYVHAQLRGQGLGKALVSYASSLLRQQSYHTIAAEFVADNGINPVQAAFWKHAAFSRFSPAFIFAEALSLHRPIRSGFI from the coding sequence ATGCTTGCGATCGGAGCGATCTATGCAGGTAAGGCCGCAGGGTTTGGGTTGTTTGAGTGTGCGCCTGGAAACCAGATTGCTCATCTATATTCGGTTTATGTTCATGCACAGCTGCGTGGGCAGGGCTTGGGTAAGGCGCTCGTCTCCTACGCATCGAGCCTGCTCCGGCAGCAAAGCTATCATACGATTGCGGCAGAATTTGTTGCTGATAACGGTATAAATCCAGTACAAGCTGCTTTTTGGAAGCATGCGGCTTTCAGCCGTTTCAGCCCGGCATTCATATTTGCGGAGGCCCTCTCTCTGCACCGTCCGATCAGAAGTGGTTTCATATGA
- a CDS encoding polysaccharide deacetylase family protein: protein MSSILLCFPGGRHKALTLSYDDGNVADRRLIDIMNRYGVRGTFHLNSALLDTGERISAQEVRSLYEGHEVSAHTLTHPTIARCPREQIVHEIMEDRKRLEHLAGYTVRGMSYPNGSYDGRIKRMLPELGIEYSRIVGNSEQFDMPLDWLEWKATCHHNTRLLHHAEDFINLHKTQYLYLMYVWGHSYEFDRDGNWELIEEFCRLAGGREDIWYATNIEIVDYMKAFECLKFSADFSFVYNPTAYSIWLRVDGRHVEVKSGEQVRLSNT, encoded by the coding sequence ATGTCCTCTATTTTGTTATGCTTTCCAGGCGGGCGTCACAAGGCGTTAACGTTAAGCTATGATGATGGAAATGTAGCTGACCGCAGGCTAATCGATATCATGAACCGATACGGAGTACGAGGAACATTTCATTTGAATTCCGCCCTGCTGGACACCGGCGAACGGATTTCAGCCCAAGAGGTTCGTTCCCTCTACGAGGGGCACGAAGTGTCTGCCCATACCTTGACGCATCCGACGATTGCACGTTGTCCCAGAGAGCAGATCGTTCACGAAATTATGGAGGACCGCAAGCGCTTGGAGCACCTGGCTGGATATACCGTAAGGGGAATGTCCTACCCGAACGGCTCGTACGATGGGCGAATCAAGAGAATGCTCCCCGAGCTTGGCATTGAATATTCCCGTATTGTTGGCAACAGCGAGCAATTTGACATGCCGCTCGACTGGCTGGAATGGAAGGCGACTTGTCATCACAACACACGACTCCTTCATCATGCAGAAGATTTTATTAATTTGCATAAAACACAGTATCTGTATCTGATGTACGTCTGGGGGCACAGCTACGAGTTTGACCGGGATGGGAATTGGGAGCTTATCGAGGAGTTCTGCCGGTTAGCTGGAGGTCGTGAAGACATCTGGTATGCCACAAACATTGAGATTGTAGATTATATGAAAGCTTTTGAATGTCTAAAGTTTTCGGCAGATTTTAGCTTTGTCTATAACCCAACAGCTTACAGCATATGGTTACGTGTAGATGGGCGGCATGTGGAAGTGAAAAGCGGCGAACAAGTCAGGTTGTCGAATACCTAG
- a CDS encoding TrkA C-terminal domain-containing protein, producing MTGSFSNLLPTGVVCLTAYVITEVFKSKPIYESLLERFLHKGSYGYKPKAKNKMLLEVAVHSGSALEGKKVKEIQWPSHCLIVGIKRGAHEVIPNGGTVVYSGDYLMILTNEDTATHVRQSLTEVCERCTALSGTI from the coding sequence ATGACGGGATCCTTTTCCAATCTTCTTCCTACCGGTGTCGTATGCTTGACTGCTTATGTCATTACCGAAGTCTTTAAGTCCAAGCCGATCTACGAATCGCTGCTCGAAAGATTTCTTCATAAAGGCTCCTATGGCTACAAGCCGAAAGCCAAGAACAAAATGCTGCTGGAGGTTGCCGTTCATAGCGGTTCAGCCCTGGAAGGTAAAAAGGTCAAAGAAATTCAGTGGCCTTCCCACTGCCTAATCGTTGGCATTAAACGGGGAGCTCACGAGGTCATTCCTAACGGAGGCACCGTTGTGTATTCCGGTGACTATCTGATGATTCTTACCAATGAGGATACAGCTACTCATGTCCGGCAAAGTCTGACTGAAGTGTGCGAGAGATGTACGGCTTTGAGCGGAACTATATAA
- a CDS encoding Ig-like domain-containing protein: MDDVRLYTTAVVPSAEAVRVTGVSLKYPILTMAVGETSDLTAKVEPQLATNQHVTWTSSHPEVATVTPNGSLTAAVEAKSEGTATISVTTEDGSFTAASTIHVGPAADDGKAYLMSYFRSDVAQTGQRDQDLHFSYSRDGVKWYELNNNKPVFNLTDELRDPFLAKGEDGIWRLLYTSPVLNSDGSNGPSNEIGYAESSDLVHWTNTKHLDVMKAFKDQGIFVYNSWAPEWSYDPVNEEYVIYWSSTLVNHAPDDNKHYYFTTKDWATFSDAKLLFNPGHKTIDADLYSLDADYQINGQSVRERLAIPADQQIPGNLVWFMFYKDETPANEGGMRTRQTWSAKGITDTASYQDPTHVSDYVTPSKTEGPTVFKVGNKWNLIYDYWWAGKFGLETSVDVSDPASWSNENMDLRIPYRARHSGMTTLGNSEIWNLINHYSLEASYSFNGNAADSSGHGYVGEMIGHPSMMSLQEGNFGYASFNGTEDAIKLNHLQNSFYIRSVSMWVKANETDRAQMLYEEGNQANGGLALKIEGNNLIAGAAKEGRVQTVSTAFQDTSWHHVAAIYEEGILKLYVDGVEKGELNTGFQPKQSDLNQNGEDPQSRNPELYDIETGSNTALVGAGSEQDVFGADSTDAYFGGSLGQVQLFTIPLFSRDVRDLYQAAQDIYDFEPGSPRLEGPALTSRGESFVMNYDLTGMDQNIYAQDLTFTYDPSQLEYESSESVNSDEVVVVDQDQKPGQVRLAVATIGPNARLEGNVLKLHWKVKPDTLAAASTITLSKAVIADEAGHEQELANQTYTIQISITDKTALLTLITNAQSAHDAAAEGTGAGQYPLGSKARLQAAIDQAQAAAGNSSATQQQIDQAVHELAAVLQAFKDSVIRTEPGDTNGDGRFTIGDLAILVGAYGINSEDPNWSSYQDRDLNHDGRIGIEDLAAVARMILN; the protein is encoded by the coding sequence TTGGACGATGTTCGTCTGTATACGACGGCAGTTGTACCTTCTGCGGAAGCGGTCAGAGTAACTGGGGTCAGCTTGAAATATCCGATTCTTACGATGGCAGTCGGTGAAACAAGTGATCTTACAGCCAAGGTGGAACCGCAGCTTGCAACCAACCAACATGTTACGTGGACATCGAGTCATCCGGAGGTGGCGACAGTCACGCCTAACGGTTCGCTAACCGCAGCAGTTGAGGCCAAGAGCGAAGGAACTGCAACGATCTCCGTCACCACGGAGGATGGCAGCTTTACAGCAGCCAGTACGATACATGTAGGTCCGGCTGCCGACGACGGTAAAGCATACTTAATGTCTTATTTCCGATCCGATGTAGCACAGACGGGGCAGAGGGATCAAGACCTTCATTTCTCGTATTCAAGAGATGGAGTCAAATGGTATGAGTTAAATAATAATAAGCCGGTATTCAATCTTACGGATGAGCTTCGGGACCCCTTCCTTGCCAAAGGAGAGGATGGAATCTGGCGGCTTTTATACACCTCACCGGTGCTAAACAGCGATGGCAGCAACGGACCTTCCAATGAAATCGGCTATGCAGAGTCATCGGATCTGGTTCATTGGACCAACACCAAGCACTTGGATGTCATGAAGGCGTTTAAGGATCAGGGTATCTTTGTGTACAATTCGTGGGCACCTGAATGGTCCTATGATCCTGTGAATGAAGAATACGTAATTTACTGGTCTTCCACGTTAGTGAATCATGCTCCTGATGATAACAAGCATTACTATTTCACGACAAAGGATTGGGCAACCTTCTCTGACGCCAAGCTTTTATTTAACCCGGGGCACAAGACAATCGATGCTGACCTGTATTCGTTGGACGCAGACTATCAAATTAATGGTCAATCAGTGAGAGAAAGACTCGCTATTCCCGCAGATCAACAAATCCCTGGTAATCTGGTGTGGTTTATGTTCTATAAAGATGAAACGCCTGCCAATGAAGGCGGAATGAGAACAAGACAAACTTGGTCCGCGAAGGGAATTACAGATACAGCATCCTATCAGGATCCAACACACGTTAGCGATTATGTGACGCCAAGCAAAACCGAAGGACCGACGGTATTCAAAGTTGGAAACAAGTGGAACCTGATTTATGATTACTGGTGGGCAGGCAAGTTTGGACTGGAAACCTCGGTAGATGTGTCCGATCCTGCGTCCTGGTCGAATGAAAATATGGATTTGAGGATTCCATATCGAGCTAGACATTCGGGCATGACTACGCTGGGTAACTCGGAGATTTGGAACTTGATCAACCATTACTCACTCGAGGCATCCTATTCGTTTAATGGAAATGCGGCAGACAGTTCAGGACATGGGTACGTTGGTGAAATGATCGGTCATCCTTCCATGATGTCCTTACAGGAAGGAAATTTCGGGTATGCTTCGTTTAACGGGACAGAAGATGCGATTAAACTGAATCACTTACAGAACTCCTTTTATATCCGTTCCGTTTCGATGTGGGTGAAAGCTAATGAGACGGATCGCGCACAAATGCTGTACGAGGAAGGGAATCAAGCAAACGGCGGTTTGGCGCTTAAAATTGAAGGCAATAACCTGATTGCAGGAGCAGCCAAGGAAGGCCGGGTTCAAACGGTGAGCACAGCGTTTCAAGATACCAGCTGGCATCATGTCGCTGCTATTTATGAAGAAGGTATCTTAAAGCTCTATGTGGATGGTGTGGAGAAAGGCGAGCTGAATACGGGTTTCCAGCCCAAGCAATCGGATTTGAATCAGAATGGGGAAGATCCGCAATCCAGAAATCCCGAGCTGTATGATATTGAAACTGGCTCCAACACTGCCTTGGTCGGCGCAGGGTCAGAGCAGGATGTATTCGGGGCGGATTCTACCGATGCTTACTTTGGAGGATCTCTAGGTCAGGTCCAGCTATTTACCATTCCGCTTTTCAGCCGTGATGTTCGGGATTTGTATCAAGCGGCTCAAGACATCTATGACTTTGAACCCGGATCTCCGCGTCTTGAAGGTCCAGCCCTAACTTCCAGAGGGGAATCTTTCGTAATGAACTACGACTTAACCGGCATGGATCAAAATATTTATGCGCAAGATCTTACCTTTACTTACGACCCGAGTCAATTGGAGTACGAATCGTCAGAATCCGTAAATTCGGATGAAGTGGTAGTGGTCGACCAGGATCAGAAGCCAGGTCAAGTGCGTCTCGCAGTGGCTACCATCGGACCAAACGCCCGTCTGGAGGGTAATGTACTCAAGCTCCATTGGAAAGTAAAGCCGGATACGCTTGCTGCAGCATCGACCATTACTTTATCCAAAGCGGTGATCGCTGATGAAGCGGGGCATGAACAAGAACTGGCTAACCAGACGTATACCATTCAAATTAGCATCACTGATAAAACGGCGCTTCTCACATTAATTACGAATGCGCAGAGCGCTCATGATGCGGCAGCGGAGGGAACAGGTGCAGGGCAGTATCCACTAGGCTCTAAAGCTCGGCTCCAAGCGGCAATCGATCAAGCCCAAGCAGCAGCGGGTAACAGCTCGGCAACCCAGCAGCAAATCGATCAGGCTGTCCATGAGTTAGCAGCTGTATTGCAAGCATTCAAGGACTCAGTTATTCGCACGGAGCCTGGCGATACAAATGGTGACGGACGATTTACCATAGGTGATTTGGCTATCCTAGTGGGGGCATATGGGATCAACTCCGAGGATCCGAACTGGTCCAGCTACCAGGATCGCGACTTGAATCATGACGGCAGGATTGGGATTGAGGACCTTGCGGCTGTTGCCAGGATGATACTGAATTAG
- a CDS encoding LamG domain-containing protein, with protein MVTMTRKLAAIGLTAALLFTFHTYSAQPAYAAGKTVPAIGLPLEGLEAWYKLDEEEGSITAADSSGNGHDAPAVSGTWMPTGGVDGGALTLNGTSQMIQPNTSDSTFLKNAFSVHSAAFWFQADDTASRQVLYERGGNTAGMAVQLNGNKLEAAVANAGVMNVVSIDFTDTASWHHVVASFNNGVLRLYLDGQLAGEKLAGYTSVSSALNEAGIGARYGVDAFGGSKGELGFMANWTMFVCIRRQLYLLRKRSE; from the coding sequence ATGGTGACGATGACCCGAAAATTAGCGGCGATAGGGTTAACCGCAGCTTTATTATTCACTTTCCATACTTATAGCGCGCAGCCCGCTTATGCAGCGGGGAAGACTGTGCCTGCGATCGGCCTTCCTCTGGAGGGGCTAGAGGCGTGGTATAAGCTGGATGAAGAAGAAGGAAGTATAACGGCGGCTGATTCTTCGGGTAATGGGCATGATGCCCCTGCCGTGTCAGGCACATGGATGCCAACCGGAGGCGTGGATGGGGGAGCTCTTACACTCAACGGGACCAGTCAGATGATTCAACCCAATACTTCGGATTCTACCTTTTTGAAAAATGCATTTTCCGTTCATTCAGCGGCTTTTTGGTTTCAAGCGGATGATACGGCATCTAGACAAGTGTTATACGAGCGAGGCGGGAATACAGCTGGGATGGCGGTCCAGCTTAATGGAAATAAACTGGAGGCAGCCGTGGCCAATGCCGGTGTGATGAATGTTGTAAGCATCGATTTCACAGATACCGCCTCTTGGCATCATGTCGTTGCTTCTTTTAATAACGGGGTACTCAGGCTGTATTTGGATGGACAATTGGCCGGTGAGAAGTTGGCCGGCTATACATCCGTCTCCAGCGCGCTTAATGAAGCGGGAATCGGCGCTAGATATGGGGTTGACGCTTTCGGCGGCTCCAAAGGGGAGCTTGGTTTCATGGCAAATTGGACGATGTTCGTCTGTATACGACGGCAGTTGTACCTTCTGCGGAAGCGGTCAGAGTAA